A stretch of DNA from Desulfosarcina ovata subsp. ovata:
AGGCGCTGTTCGAAGATGGGTTGATGTTGGCCGCCGCGTTGGCGGCCTGGCAATTGAGAACCGCGAGCACACACATCCGGCATCCGGCGAAAGGCTGGGCGGTTGCCACGGCGGGCATACTGTCAATGATTTTGCCTCTGACCACGGGTGTCATGGATAGTGACCTGAAGGTGGTTGACAGGCCGGAAAGCATCCAGCTTCAGTCACTGGATGGACAGCCGATCGCTTTTTCAGGGGAAAACTTCCTGCTTGTCCTGATGTCCACGGAGTGCGGGCACTGCCGCGAGGTCGTACCCCTGCTCAATGACATCACCGCCGAAATGGGCGAACGCATTCCCGTGTATGCGGTGGCAGCCAATCCGAAACCGGACATTGACCGGTTCGTAGAAGAGAACTGTACCTTTTATCCGGTGCTGGCCGTCGAAGAGAAGAGCTTGATTGCGCTGATGGGCGATGAACCATTGCCGCAGTATCTTTTTATCCATAATGGGCAGGTCGCAGACCGTTGGTTTGCCATGCCCCCCGAAGTCCAAGCCCTCATCGACCTGTCCGGGATTGGACAACACTCATAACACAATTTCCATTGCCGGCATCCTTTTTCTTATTCTTGTCGGGTATTGCCGCGTTGACCGGAATACGCCGGCGCATCCGCACATAAGAGAATCCTTATCCATTCCAACCCTCTGAGGAGAGGTAACATGATGATCACCCGATCCACAATCGTAAGCCTGGTTTTATTGCTCTGCCTTTCATTCGGCGCCCTGGCCTCTGACGGTCCGGACCGCACGGCCAGAAAGTACTACAAAAAGGGTACCGATGCGTTTGAAAAGTCCGATTTCGATGGCGCCAGGACCAATCTGCAAAAGGCGATCGAGAACTATCCGTCCTATGCAGATGCCTATTTCAAGTTAGGCAATGTCGCCTTGAAAGAGAAGAAACTTCAAGAGGCGGTCAGCGACTTTGCCAAAGCGACGTCCATCGATCCGGCGCACGCCGACGCCCAGTTGGCGTTGGGCCGGATATACCTGGCCGCCCGCAAGCCGGAAGCGGCCCTTCAGCGGGTGGATACGATCCTGAAACGCCAGCCGGATAATCTGGATGCCATCCTGGTCAAAGGATCTGCATTGCTGCTCGAGAAAAGAACCGGCGATGCCATCCGACTGCTCGATCCGCTTTATGCCAAAGGGCAGCGCGATGTGAACCTGATTGTGTTGCTTTCCAGCGCGTATTTCAAAAAAGCCGATCCCGACAATGGGAAAAAAATCCTCGAATCGGGGATTGCCAAACATCCCCAATCGACATTGTTGCACCTTCAGCTGGCCAATTTCCTCTTGAGGCGCGGCGATCTCAAGAATGCCCAGGCGACCATGGAAACAGTGGTGAAGATCGATCCGGACAACGCTGCCCATGCCATCGCCCTGGCTCGGCTCTATTGGCAGACCCAGGATAAGGAGAAGGCCGAACACCTTTTGGCGCGCAGCCTGGAACAGAATCCGGCCGATGCGCCCGGAAGGATTGCCATTGCCAACTTCTATCTCGAAGAAAAGCAGATCGACCCGGCCAGGGACATCCTTTTGGCAGGAATTGCGGCCGGAGATCCCGGGGTGGCACTGAAGCTGGCCCTGGGTGAATTGTACATCAAAACCGGCAACGCCCAGGCGGCTGTCGATCTTCTTAAAAGCGACCTTGAACAAAACCAAACCGCCGGCGAGACGGAACGGAATCAGTTGCGCAATGCGCTGGCCAAAATCTATATCGCTGCCAGGGATCCCGCGACGGCCAAGACCTATGTTGAGGCGGTTCTGGCCAATGACCCGCACAACCTTCAGGCCCTTGCATCGCGGGGCATGGCCCTGAAGGCGACCGGGAATCCGCAAGCCGCGATTGTCGACTTCAATCAGGTGCTGGCCCGCCAACCGGATTTTCTGGGGGGGTATATTCAACTGGCCGATGCCTATGTGATGCGCCGCCAGCTTCAGGCCGCCAGGGAGACACTGGACAAGGGGCTTCACCTGGCACCGCATAACCGCGAACTGCTCATGGCCGCCTACCGGGTCAATCTGAAAGATAAAGATTACAAACAGGCCGAAACCCACCTGCGTACCCTGGTGGAAGAATCCCCGGATGCCGTCGACGCCCAGGCCGAGTTGGGCGATTTCTATCTGGCGCTGAATGATGAGAGCAGTGCCCGCCGGGAATACAGCGAAATCGTGCTCAAGGCCCCCCGTTCTCCCATCGGGTATATCAAGCTGGCCCGTTTATACCTGCGCCAGGGTAAGAAAGCGAGCGCGGTGGCCCAGCTGCGCAAAGGGTATCAACAAGGCGGCAAAAACCCGCTGCTGGCCGCCGAATTGATTACCGCCCTGCTGACCGCCGAACAATATGACGACGCCATGGCCCTGTGCGATGCGCGTCTGAACGAAAAACCCGATGAAGCCCTGGCCCACGATCTTAAAGGCAAGGTCATGACACGGATGAAGAAATTCAAGGCTGCCCAAAAGGCTTTTGAAAAAGCCGTTGCATTGGAACCCAAATGGCCTCAGGCAGGCAACGATCTCGCAGCGCTTTTTATCCTGCAGGATAAGCGGAAGGAAGCCATCGCTCAATTCAGGAAAGCGCTTGCCGACAATCCTAAGAACCCGGTGGCCTATCTTACTTTGGGAAAGTTGTATGAAGATAAGCGGGAGTATGAGAAAGCCATTGAAATTTATAAAAAAGGCGTCGGCCAGGTTCCCGGTTTCTGGACGGCGGCCAATCGCCTGGCCTTTCTCATAGCGGACCGGACCACATCCATGGAAACGCTGGATGAGGCTCAAAAGATCGCCTCTGCGGCCTTTCGGATGAAACCCGGAGAGGGGATGATCGTCGATACCCTGGGATGGATCCATTACAAAAAAGGGGAAACCGAACAAGCCCTGGCACTTTATGAGAAGTTAATTGCGGCGGCTCCCGAAGATCCGTTGATTAACTACCATATGGGTGCGGTGTTGGAAAAAGACGGAGATATCGAGTCGGCCAGAAAACGGCTGAAGACCGCCACCCGTGGCGATACCGCGTTCATGGGGCGCGAGCGCGCCGAGGCCATGCTCAAGAAGCTTGGATCCAAAAGTTGAATTAGGTAGGCCGTCTTTCATCTTTATCCGCATCCATCGCGGCCCCTCACTCGAGAAAAAGAAAAGGGCCGATCCTTACGGATCGGCCCTTTTACATTGATCTTGTGCGAACGATTCGATACGGTGATTAATCCATTCGATCGCGGCTATCGTAATTCCGAAGGGGAGGGGAAAATCACATGTACGAACATTACTACGGGCTTTCCGGCAAACCATTTAGCATCGTGCCCAACCCGGAAGTCTTGTTTCTCAGTAAAAATCACGAAAACGCCCTGACCTACCTGGAATATGGACTGTCCGAACGCGTGGGCTTCATTCTGCTGACGGGGGAAATCGGCATTGGTAAAACTAGCCTCATCCGACATATGATGCAACGCGTGGACAATCAGATGGACGTTGCGTTTATTTTCAACACCAATTTCTCCTCCGACGAGCTTTTCCGGCTGATCCTCAGTGAATTCGATGTCCCCTTCGCCGGACTGAGGAAAGACCGCCATTTGAAGACGCTTTTCCACTTCCTGATCGACCGGTATGCCGCCGGTCGACAAGTCCTTTTGGTCATTGACGAGGCTCAGAATCTTCCACCGACGGCCCTGGAAGATGTCCGTATGCTCTCAAACCTGCAAACCGATGATCACATGCTGATCCAGATCATGCTGGTCGGCCAGCCGGAACTGAAGAAACGGTTGCAGATGCCGGATTTCCGCCAACTGGCCCAACGCATTGCCGTGCACTACCATCTTGGCCCTTTGGATCTGGATCAGACCCGGAACTACATCGCCTATCGAATCGACACGGCCGGAGGATGCGCAGATCTTTTCTCTCCAGAGGCGATTGCCAGCATTCATCGCCATGCCGGCGGCATTCCCCGCACCATCAATCTGCTCTGTGACTCGGCATTGGTTTACGGATATGCCGAAGACTTGAAAACGATCGATGAAAACGTGATCGAAAAAGTCTTGGCCGACGAGATTTGCCTGGCGGCGGTGCCTGCTTTGCCACCGGTTGCCGAGCCGACGATTCCTGGGCCTGGCGCATCGGAGATCGACCGACTTGCCGAGCGTGTCAGTGTTATCGAGCGTAGCCTTGCTGAACTCAAACAAGACCTGGCTACTCTTAGCCAAGAGGTCTATAATCAACTGTTTGTCAAATACCAGGAACTGCTTATCAACGAACGTAGGCGCAACGATGAACTGATGGCCAAATATACTCGCCTTTTGCACACGATGAGAGAAAACTAACGGTGGATCGGTTAAGATCCAATGAAAAACCGGGTGTTGCGCCCAACCCTCATAAAATACCCGTCAATGACCGTACCGATGCGCTGTGGCCCGGTTGAACTGGTTGAGAACGAATCCGGCCATTTTTTCCTGGGGAAGCATTTCGAGGGCCTGGGTGAGATCTTGCCGGCGGGTGATTCCCACCCCGACGACCAGGATAATGCAATCCACCAGGGGGGCGAATGTCAGTGCGTCCGCACCTCCCATGACCGGCGGCACGTCGAAGATGACATAACGGTCCGCATAGCGGTTTTTAAGTTCAGCCACCAGCGTCTGCATGCGCGGCGAACCCATCAGTTCGGCACTCTCGTGAACCGGCTGGCCACCGGAAATAACGGTGAATTTCTCGATTCCCGGCCAAGTGATGATATCATTCATGGGCACCCGTTCTTCCAGGTAGTCCCGCAGACCCGATGAACTGGGATAGCCCAGATAGTGGTGAATCGATTGGCGGCGCAAATCCGCATCCACCAGGAGCACGGTTTGGTTGTATTCCCGTGCGAAGGTGGCTGCCAGGTTGATGGCCGTGACCGTCTTGCCCTCGCCGGGAGCGACGCTGGTGACCATGATCGTATTCCAGGTCTTTTCCCTCCCGATTTGCCTCAGTTGCGTTCGGAGAACCTTGTAATAGTCTACTTCTGCAAAATCGGCGGATAAAGCTACACAGTGGTTGCTGACCGCAGTCTCAAGATCGATAGCGGCGGTCTTTGATTCGGAGTACACGGGTGCGTGCCAATCCGATCCGGGGCGGGCTGCCGGAAATGATGGGGACGCCCCAGGGGAAAGCGGACCTTTGCCTCCGCCATGGCTGTCTCGTTCCCGTTTGGCCTTGTCCAGTGCTTTTCTCAGGTTCATTGGCAAAAAATCCTTTACATCGGCGGCAGGCGCCGCATTAATTTGGCCCAGAAAACGTCCAGGTCCATGACCAGAAAATGGAATGCCAAAATGCCGGCCACGCACGCCAAAACGCACACCAGCCCCACCAGCATGCGCTTGCGGTTCCGTATGCGGCGATCCGACGGCGTCATGATGGTGGGGATGCTTACCAGAAGGGGCAGGTTTGAGAGCCTGGCCAGATCCTGGGGGGCGTGGATGGACTGGTCGGAGAACTCCCGCAAGGCGGCAAACCCGACGCCAGCCCCGATTCCCAGCACCACACCGATCAAACTGATGGCCAGCCGGTTGGGCTTGAAGGGTTTTTCCGGTAGCCGCGCCGGGTCGATCAGGGTGAAGCGTTCGCCTTTTTGCTCCTTTTCCAGCCCCAGGGCCACGTTGGCTTCCATGGCTTTTCGGAGAAGATCCTCGTACTTGGCCTGGGTATTGTTGCGATCCACCAACAGGGCATTGTAGGTTTGCTCGATTTTGGGGGTGGTCTCGATCCGTTGGCGGTAATCTTCCGCTTTTTCCATCATCGCCGTTTTTTGCTGCAGCAGGGACTTGATCTCGGCGCGGGTGCTGGAAAGCTGGGCGGCCAGGGTGATATAGGCGGTGTTGTCCGGCTGCTCCAGCCCACCGTCCGGTTTATTGGCCATCCGTTTTTTCAATTCATCGATTTCGAGGTGCAGTTTCTTAACATCTGGATAGTCGTCGGTGAACTTGCTACGCAGGTTGACCAATTCGATCTCCGCAGCCTTGAGGCGCTGCTTTTGCGGGTCTTCCATTTTCGGGATGCTGGCCAGTTGGGTTTCAAGATAACCTTCGCGTTCCCTGAGGGATCGTATCTGGTCGTCCATGCGTTGGAGGTTGGTCTCCATGCTGTTGAGGGACTGCAGGTTGACCTGCAGCATCTCGGGCAGGGCGTTGACATGCTGGGCCTTGAAAGTGGTGATTTTTTCCTCCAGCTCGGCTAACTGGGCGCGTACCCGATCGGTTTCCTCTTTTAAAAATTCGGTGGTCTCGGTGGTTTGGCGCTTGCGTACCTCGAGGTTTTCGCTGAGGAAAAGCGAGACCAGCGTATCGGTCACCCGCTGGACCGTGGCGGCGTTTTTGCCTTCATAGGAGAGGGTGAAGGCAATCGTGGCAGCGGTGGGCCGACCGGTACGACGATCGATGGTGTCCACGCTGATCAGGTCAAGGTGGATATCCTCACGCATTTTCTCGACGATTTCTTCGGTGGTCCAACGGTCTTTATATTCAGGGTAGAGATTGAAACGATTGATGATCTCAACCAGGCGTCCGGTGCTCATGATGCGCTGCTGGGTGGACTGGATGCGCTGTTCGGCATACCCGGTGACCGTGCTCATGACGAAGTCGGCCGGAATATCCTGCTCTTCGATGAGAATGGTGGCACTGGACTTGTATATCGACGGCAGCAGCAAGGCCACCAGTCCGGCAACCAATACAACGAGAACGGATGGGATGATCAGAGACCATTTGCGACGGTTGAGGATGTCGACATAATCTCCAAGTGCCAGGGGGGTATCTTCCATGTGCGCTATGTTGCCTTTCGTCTTCTTTTGATGGTTAATGGGAATGACCAACGATTTTTACCCCTCACCCCGACCCTCTCCCCTGAGGGGAGAGGGTGTGTATGGATGCGGCCCTCTTGCCTAACAAGCGGGTTGTCTGCGTTCCCTCGCCCCTTGGGGAGAGGGACAGGGTGAGGGGGATTGGCTTCAGGCAAAATCCAATCCATCACTCCAGCCAGTCGTGCTCGGCAACCACCTGGATCAGGAACTTGTTGCGCTCGGCAGTTGTGCCCGCCTCACGCTTATCGTAGATCGTATAGAAATACTTTCCGCTTATCGCCACCTTTCGGTTCAGTTCCCAGCGTATTCCGGTCTGGAAATTCCAGGTCTGGGTGTCGATATCGTTTTGCGTGGAATCCTCCTTGTCGCTTTTATTCTGGTACCATTGAAACGCGACATTACCACGTAAATTTTCCAGCAGTTTCATGCTGCCGCCGATTCTTACCGTGGTCCGGTTGGCGGTGCCGTTCTCACCACTCACCGGTGTCAGGTCGTGAGAAACAAGCAGACTGGCGTTGCTGCGTTCACCCTGGTAGGAAATTTCCAGGGTGCCGACAGCCCCCCAACTACTGTAGCTTTCACTCTCTTTCAAGGGATCGGTTTCCATTGAATAAAGGCTTATCCGTTGCCGGCTCGTTGACTCCGATTCCGATTGACTATAACGTCCACCCAGGTCAATCGAGAAATTCAGTTTTTCCGAAAGCGCCGATTCGGTTCCCAATGTAAAGGAGTAATTGTCAACCGTATACTCGTCATCGAGCATATACGTGAAGTCATAGGATCCCGCACTTTTTGTAAAATCATATTCCCGATCGAAATTGTAATGACTGAATCCGGCATTCATGTGGCCGGTGGTACGCGCGATCCACGCTTCCAGGCTGCGGTTCATGAATAGGAAAATACTGTAATCCCGGCGATCCGACGTTTCCGGATCATCAAAATCCTCGCGGTTGAGGGCTGCGAAGATACCGCCGGAAGTCACTTCCGAAAATATGTAGCTTGCCGTGGCAGAGGTATTGAATCGTTTGCGGCGGGTATTTTTCAGCACCATCCCGGTGGTTTCGATGTCGCGGTCCGGCCGATTGTCGTCACTGGCATGCCCCTGTATTTCCAGCTGCCAGCGTTCCGTGGGCCGATAGCTCAGTATTGCGTTGTACCACTGGTCGGTATCGTCGTATTCGTCATTGTCTTGGTAACGATACCATTCCGCCGTGCCATCGACTTTGGCCGAAAGGCGTTCCCCGTTGCGCGCCCATTCCAGTTTGGGAGCGACGGTATAGATGCTGTCCGATAAAACGTTCTCGTCGGTAAGCAGAATATTGTCATTGTACGCGTAGCTCGTTGCCACCGATGTCAGTAGTTTATAATCGGCCGCCAATGCATGCGGGGAAAAGCAAAACCAAGTTGCCAGGGTTGCCAACAACGCAATGATGACAAAAAAAAACGTCAATGCCAAGCCGCCGTTTTGATTCAATGGCTTTATCAAGTTATCAGCGATCCATATGGGGTAAATGGGGGAATAGGTCTGCTATAGCATTAAATACTACAATTTGCTGATGCGTCAGTGAACCCGCTGAGTCACTTCACCACGACCACGTCTCCCCGCTGCAGCTGGATGTTCCCGTCCAACTGGTTCTCTTCCGTTACGGCTTTATAGTCGAAGGGGATCACCATGGTCTGCTTGTCCGTCTTGCGGAAAATGCGGATATCCCGTGTGTCGGCAAAAATATTCACGCCGCCGGCCATGGCCAGTGCCTGGAGGACGTCGATGTTGCGATTCAGCGGAAAATGACCGGGTCGGTTGACTTTGCCGATCACGTAGACCACTTGGCTGTTGACCTGCTGGACGATTACGCTCAAGTCCGGTTCGGGAATAAAGCGCACCAAGGCGAATTCCATCTCCGATTTGAGCTGGTCGATCGTTTTGCCGGCGGCGCGGAAGCGTCCCACCAGGGGAAACGAGAAGGTCCCGTCGGGAAGGATCACGACCTGACGCGTGAGTGCCGGATCTTTCCAGACACTGATTTCGAGTATATCACCGGCGCCCATGGCGTAATCAGGAGTGGCATCAGTCAAGGGCTGCACGACGGTTTCCGTTTGAGCGGGTGCCGGAGTGGGGATCGTTTCCAATGCCGGTGCGGCGTGGGTGCAGCCGATGGCCGTTATTGCCAGCATGCAACCAAAAACGAGAAGTTCCCTCATCGGGCGAAAAAACGGAAAGGATGGTCTGTGTATCATCATATCGGATCCTTATCGAATATATGGGCTGATATAACGCGTTGTAGATTTTCTCCGGAAGTAGGGGGGGGGAGCGGTCATGGACAATGGACAATTCAACAGCTTCCGTCAGGAGCCCTTTATCTGCTTCAACAGGGCCTCTGCCTCGGCACGTTCCGGATAGTTGCCCTCCGCCGACAATGCCTGTTCCAGTTTCTCACGGGCCTCATCCGGCCGGTTGCTGTCGATTAATACTTGTGCTAGATGGAAGTTGATCGTGCCATTGTCCGGACTTTTTTCCAAGGCCTTTTCCAGTGCGGCGACGGCCAATTGGTCATAGCCCTGCTTATAATGGATCCATCCAAGCGTGTCCAGTATGGTAGCCTCTTCGGGTCTGATTTTCTCGGCTTGTTGAGCCAGCTCAAGGGCTCGTTCCAGATCGGCGGGGATCGTTGACGCCGACAGGATAAAGGCCAGGTTGTTCGCGGCTGCCCAGCGCTGGGGATCGACCGATAGGGCCTTTTCATAGACGGCCTTGGCTTTTTCCTCCTTGTTTGTTTTTTGATAAAGTAGGGCCAGGGTCATGAATGCGGCGGTATTCTTGTCATTTTGAGTGATGGCGGTTTCGAGGTTGGCGATGGCTTGATCGGTTTTGCCCTGGGAAAGGTACAGGCGGGCCAGATTGTCATGGGGGACATTCCACTCGGGACTGCGCTGAATTGCCGCTTTAAGAGACGCTTCGGCGCTATCCGCATCCTTTTGGGCCAGGTAGACCTGGGCCATTAAGTTGTAGGTGAAGGCATTGTCCGGATAAGCGGCAATTTTCTCATCGCACATTTTTTTTGCGGTGTCGGTCTTGTCTTCCAGGATGTAGGCTTTCACCAGTGCCGCCAAAAGGGGCATCGAATCGGAGCTTTTGGCATAGCCTTTCTCAAGTATACCGACTGCGGAATCTCGATCACCACGGACTTCAAAATAGTGGGATAGCTTCAGGTATCCGGCCGGAACATTGGGCGATGTCTCGATCATCCGTGTGTATTGCTCCCGAGCCCCTTCATAGGCACTTCGAGCCATTTTGAAATCACCCAGGTCACCCATCGCGCTGACATCCTTGGGAGCGATTTCCGTGATTTTGACCAGCTGTTCCTCGGCCGAAGTCGTGTCTTTATTGGCCATGTAGACCCGTGCAAGGAAACGGCGAATCTCCTTGGATGACGGATTCTGGCGAATTCCCTGGCTGAGAGTATCAATGGCCAGTGGGATATTCTTGTTTATCAGGTGGGCCCGACCAAGCATTAAAAAGCCTTTGACGTTCTGCGGAGCTTCAGCGACGACGGTTCTAAAGGTGGTTACCGCATCGGCACCACGCCCCGCCAACAGATATAATTGGCCTTTAATAAAATTGGCATCGATACTCTTGGCGTTCTCCTTGAGAACCTCGTCGACAAGTGCCTCGGCCTTGCCGCCCTCCCGCTGCATCAGAAGAATGCCGGCCATTTTTGTTTTGGCGGTCAGAATGCCGGGATTGGCCGGGTCACTGGACAGGGATAGGCTCTCGGTAAGGGTGGCGATGGCTTGCGGCAGATTCTTCTTGATAACAAACAGGTCGGCCAGCGCTTCTCGGAACCTAAAGCTTTTGGGTGTGTCCGCGATACTCTTGCGCAGCATTTGCTCTGCCTGATCCACCTCCTTTTGTTTCAGCAGAAATTGGGTGGCGGCAATCACATTGGCTTCGCGATTCTTCTCGATCATGGTAAGCGCATTCAGGGTAGCCAGGGCCTGGTCTTTTTTATCCGTCTTCCAATAAAAGGTGGCCAGGACCAATCGATGCGCGGCGGCTTCCGGTTCCAATTGGATGTTTTCTTTCAACAGGGCCTCACACGCTTCCAACTTGCCCTTTTTCAGGTAGAAATCCGCCAATACCCGGCGCAACCCCATGGTTTTGGGGTTTTTCTGGATGCTCTCGCGCAGCATGGCTTCGGCCGCATCATATTTCTTATGGGCTTCATAGATGGTTGCCAGCATGAGGTACAGTTCTGCCGACGTCTCGCCGTTTTTGTACAGGTCTTCCAAAATGGTGCTGGCGTCGTCAATTTTTTTATTGATCAAGTAAAGCCTGGCCTGCACAAGACGCATATCCTTGTTTTGGGGTTCCTTGGCCAGCACCAGGGTAACTTTTTCCTCTGCCCGCTCAATGGCTTTGGCCGCAATGAAAATGCGTGCCAGTTCCACTTGGGCCTCAAGAAGGCCCGGATTAAGTTCCACCGCCTTGCTAAACAGTCCGTAAGCCTGTTTGAGCTCCTTCTCCTTGATCGCCACCTTGCCTAGCATGTAGTAAGCGTCGGCAAATTTGGGGTCGATCTGCAGGGCGTTTTTCAATTCCAGCTTCGCGCGTACATAATCGTCTTTCTCAAAAAGCGCCTTTCCTTTGTTGTAGAATTTTGCCGTTTTTTCTTCCTTGGAACTGCACGAGAGGCAAAGGCCGGCAACAGCGCACGCCACGATCATGAATACCAGGCTATTCCGTATGAATCGGTTGATCTCATTGTTCATATTGCACCTTTTCGCTGAAGGACGATGATGATGGTCTGCAGAATGATTTTCAAATCGTCGAAGAATCGCCAACTGTCCAGGTATTGGCAATCCAATTCGACAATTTTTTCAAAATCGGTGATCTTATTGCGCCCCGACACCTGCCACATGCCGGTGAGTCCGGGCTTGGCGGAAATGCGCCGGAGATGTTCAGTTTGAAGATGGCGCCGTTCATCTGATTATGCTTTAAAAGCTCGACCTTTTTGGCTTCGGCATCCGCGCACATGGTGCGGAATTTGATCAATTCGAATACCCGTCCATGTTGGCCCATGCGTTTCTGTCGGAATAATACCGGCCCTTTTGAACCCAGCTTGATGGCAACGGCAATAAATGGATACATTAACAAGAAGAGAAGACAACCGACCAGCCCGC
This window harbors:
- a CDS encoding tetratricopeptide repeat protein is translated as MNNEINRFIRNSLVFMIVACAVAGLCLSCSSKEEKTAKFYNKGKALFEKDDYVRAKLELKNALQIDPKFADAYYMLGKVAIKEKELKQAYGLFSKAVELNPGLLEAQVELARIFIAAKAIERAEEKVTLVLAKEPQNKDMRLVQARLYLINKKIDDASTILEDLYKNGETSAELYLMLATIYEAHKKYDAAEAMLRESIQKNPKTMGLRRVLADFYLKKGKLEACEALLKENIQLEPEAAAHRLVLATFYWKTDKKDQALATLNALTMIEKNREANVIAATQFLLKQKEVDQAEQMLRKSIADTPKSFRFREALADLFVIKKNLPQAIATLTESLSLSSDPANPGILTAKTKMAGILLMQREGGKAEALVDEVLKENAKSIDANFIKGQLYLLAGRGADAVTTFRTVVAEAPQNVKGFLMLGRAHLINKNIPLAIDTLSQGIRQNPSSKEIRRFLARVYMANKDTTSAEEQLVKITEIAPKDVSAMGDLGDFKMARSAYEGAREQYTRMIETSPNVPAGYLKLSHYFEVRGDRDSAVGILEKGYAKSSDSMPLLAALVKAYILEDKTDTAKKMCDEKIAAYPDNAFTYNLMAQVYLAQKDADSAEASLKAAIQRSPEWNVPHDNLARLYLSQGKTDQAIANLETAITQNDKNTAAFMTLALLYQKTNKEEKAKAVYEKALSVDPQRWAAANNLAFILSASTIPADLERALELAQQAEKIRPEEATILDTLGWIHYKQGYDQLAVAALEKALEKSPDNGTINFHLAQVLIDSNRPDEAREKLEQALSAEGNYPERAEAEALLKQIKGS
- a CDS encoding sugar transferase, with translation MWQVSGRNKITDFEKIVELDCQYLDSWRFFDDLKIILQTIIIVLQRKGAI